From Paenibacillus sp. PL2-23:
GACGGAATTCGCGCTGCTCTTCTTCGCGCAAGCTGTCGCGTTCGTATTTTTAGGCTACTTGAACTTCTCCGAGAGAACATACATAATGATGTTCTGGGGATATATGGCGATTTCATTCGTAGGCTTTACCTATTGGTCAGTCTTCAAGATGGACTTGCCATTCTAGAAACCAATAGCATAAGGCTGTCACCGCTTGAAGCAACAAGCGGCGGCAGCCTTTTTCTATCCCGTCTTATTCATCTCCAGTATCATCACCTTAAAGCTTTCGCTCATGCCGTCGCTTAGCAGCAGCTGTCTGACGGCCCGATTACGCCTCGCCCCCACGCTGAAGGGGTCCCTCCCGTCATGCTCCACGAGCAGCTCCAGCACGCCTTGATCCATCAGGAACCGCTTCTGGGTATCGTAGTAGATGGCCTGGAAGCCGGCCTCCTCCGCGCATGCTTTGACGAAATCGAAGGCGACATGGGCGGTAATATCTCTTTGGCCCGGCCGGTCGAAGGGCTGATCGCCCCCCTGATGCCTGGCATAGGTCATCAGAGTGCCCTCCATCCGATGCTCTCCCGCATATTCGGGAGCGGCATGCCCATAGTCCAAGATGGCGATTCGCACTGTGCTGCCCGCGCACCAATTCCCAAGCTGAGCAAGCCAATCGTTAACGCCTGGACAAACCTCCGTGATCTGACCCTCGCGGAGCTCTACGCCGTCCCGCTTCAGCCAATGCGCCAGCCGTGGATCGGACAATGGCATCCGGGAGTATACAAAGCTCCCGTCGGGAAGAATAGCGACGCCCAGCTCCACCAGCTGGCCGTCCTTGCGCTGTATGCGGCTCACAGGGAACGCATCCAGCAGCTCATTGGCAATGAGCAGCGCGGGCCGTTCGTTAAGCCATTGCCGTATGCCGAAGGAGCTTAGCGCGTCAGTATTCAGCACAAAGGGCGGCTCGCTGAGCTCCAGCGCCATCATAGCTGCCTTCGCAGCGGCCGCGTGTCCGGAATGATTCTCGATAAGCAGCTGCCGATGCCAAGGCTTCGCGTCCAGCTCCCGGCAGAAGGCGGCGATTTGAGCTGATAATACGCCCGTTCCCGCGCCCCATTCCACAATAGATATGGACTGCCCATGCAGCTGGCTGTAGCGATGGGCGCAGCCCGCAAGCAGGCGCCCCATGATATCTCCAATTGCGGAGCTGGTATAGAAATCCCCGCCCTTGCCGACCCTTGCGGCGCCAGTCCGATAATAACCGAATTCGCTGTCATAAAGACAAGCCTCCATATATTTCCGGAAAGGAATAGACGGCACCGCCAGCTCCTTGCCGTCATCATCCAAGACAATGCCGGATGAAGGGGATTGCCCGATTATAGCCTTCAGCTTTTTCGCCAGAGGAGTGTCCGTATCGTAAGACATAAGCTTTCATCCTTTTCCAAATGTAAGATATAATAGAATTGGCTTCCGCATACACTAGTTGCTGAGGAGGGGAGGATGCCATTGACGGAGAGCCATACTCGCGCGCGAGCGTCGGCCGCAATCCTAATCGCGTTGTTAAGCGCCTTGCTGCTCATGCGATTGCCCGCATTTGCGGAAGGAACCGCACCAGCCCAAGACGACGTGCATACCTTGCTCGAAAGAAGCTTGTCTGTGGTGGAGCTCGACAAGGAAATAAGCCGAATTGCGGCAGAGAAGCAAGCCTTGCTGGGCACCATGTCAGAAACAGAGCAGCTTCTCGTCGAGCGGGAGCTTGCCATTGAGGAGCAACGGGAGCAAGCAGGCCAAGTGCTTCGCTCTTATTATATGGGTGAGCGGGATCTGCTCTATCTCTCGCTGCTGGCTTCGGATTCCTGGTCGAAGCTGTTCAGCCTGCTGGACTACATAGATATTATTATTTCGCAAGACAAGCATACCTTGAACGCCTATATCCAGCAATCCCGGGCTCTGCAGGAGCAATACGCGGAGCTTGAGGGCAGACAGCTTGACCTCATTGCGCTGGAGGAGAGGCTTAAGCTGCAGCGCGAACGCGTCATTGCGCTTGAGGCCCAGCTGGAGGATGAGCTGCGCGGACGATCCGACAGGGACCGGCTTCGACTGTTAATCCAGGAGCTGACCGGCTTCTGGGAAAGGGAAGGGCTGACCGAGGTGAAGGCTTATTTCCAGGCTCTGTCGCAAGCGATGGGGAAGCTGCCTGGCTGGATCCAAGACAACAAGGATTTGATGGAGATCAAGGGCTTTCAATATACGATTACCGTCCCGGAGGATCGCCTGAACGAATTTCTGCGCGAGCAGGATGAGCGGTTCAATTATTTCTCCTTCCAGTTCGAGGATGGCAAGATTACGGCGCACGGCAAGCGAGACGATATCGAAATCAGCATCAGCGGCCGCTATAGTCTGATTGAAAAACCGAAAAACGGGATTATATTCCATGTTGAGGAGCTGATCTTCAATGGGTTCGCTCTGCCGGATACAACACGAGCCGCCTTGGAGGAGGAATTTGACCTGGGGTTCTATCCCGGTCTCATTACCAGCTTCCTCAAAGCCAATGACGTGACCGTCAAGGAAGGAGAGCTCACGATTAAGCTGAGTGTTGCCTTGTGACGAATCCCAGAAGCGATACAGGCGCGCATAGGAACAAAGAGAGAAAAAGGATGGCGGCAGCCAGCCTTTTTTGGTTAGAGCTGGCCGTCCGAATGGGCTTGAGCTGCACCCAGAGCTGGCATAGCATCCGCAAAGGCGCTGAACGAGTCCGCCTCCGCCCCGGCTCGCTTCCATGCCGCCTCCCAAGCCCTCCATGTGATGGGCCAGCCTGGATCGTTATCCATGCCTGTCCGGGGGGCCGGCTTGACGCTTAACGCATCGAACCACCAATCTGGCGGCTGTCTATCGGCCAGCGCCAGCAGATTGGGCTGGCCGCCGTACAAGGACGCTCTGACCGGCAGAGCATGCCTGGATGCCATTTCCTTCAGACCGACCGCAGTGCCCGTCATCTCTTGAATCCACAGCATGGCATCCTCCTCATAGCGCGTGGAGGCAGCGATAACATAGCTGCTGCTATTCAGCCAAGGATATTGAACGGATTGACGTTCGATCATCAGACGTTCACGAATGGCGGGCTCCAGCTTAACGTAATCGCTCCATCGCATCGCAGCCATCAACAGCCGGTGATTCTCCAGAAGCTCTTGAAGCGCTTCCGTTCCCCCTTCTTCGCCGCTGGCGACAACACGAGAGCGGCTGCTCAGCTCAGACAGCCTGCCCAGGAGAGCTTCGGATGAGGAGTCCAGCCTCAGCCAGGCGCGGTCGTCCTCGTCAAACCGGGACAGCAGCATCAGCAAGCCTGTCAGGTCGCCCTCTTCAAGCCAAGTCAGATAGACACGATTGTCCCCGCTATCCTCCGCACGGCGCTGCTCGGCCAATAAACTGTCGGCTGCGGCAAGCACCTCAGACCAGCTGCCAGGCGGCTTCGACAGACCGCGCTGCTCCAGCAGCAGCTCATCCCAGGCAAGGAAATAGGGATCCATGCTCTCTGGGGCGCCCCACAGATAGCCGTTCCATTTCATAGGCTCAATCAGCGCGGGAAGCTGATCGGAGAGAACATCACCCGACATCAGACTGTCGACAGGCTTAAGATAGCCCTGTACGGCAAGCGGCACAACCCAGCTGCTGTTCACAAGCATCACATCCGGCGCGGAGCCTTGCGCCCCGAGCTGAACCGCCCTGTCGTATCGATCGGCGGACGGATAATCGTTATGCAATGCAATTTGAATATGGGGATACTGCAGCATAAATGTATTTGTTCGTTGCATAAGCGCTTCATACTCCCCGGGAGGAAGCGACACCGATATATAAAGCTCCGACGGCTCAGGCTCCATAAGCTCGCCGTCTGCAGGCACCACAGGTCCCGCTCCGGCCGATAAGCTTGTCCGATTCCAATTCCAGTTCAACGTTTGGGCTATAAATACGAGCAGCAGAACGGTGAGCAGCAACGCGCTTAACAGCAGAGGCGCATATTTGCGAAGAAACACAGCCTTCTTCCTTTCAGCTTGCTTGATATGGGAATAGGATAACAGGTATAAGCCGATATGTATACGCTTTTATTAACAATCTCCTCCGCTATTCAGCAAGACAGAAGACAAGGGCAGGCGTGCGCCCTTGTCTTCGCGTCAGAGCTATTCCTCTATAACAGGTCTGCGGCATGCTGAGCCAGCTTCGAGCGTTCGCCCTTCTCCAGCGTCATATGGCCGCTGATGCCCTCCCGTTTGAATTTTTCGACAATATGGGTCAAGCCATTGCTTATGGAATCCAGATAAGGATGATCGATTTGACCAGGATCGCCCATCAGGACGATTTTGCTGCCCTCCCCCACGCGCGAGACAATCGTCTTCACCTCATGCTTGGTCAGATTTTGCGCCTCGTCAATAATGATGAACTGGCCGGGGATGGATCGCCCTCTTATATACGTGAGCGCTTCGACTTGAATGCTGCCCATGCCCATCAATATTTTATCAATATCGCCCGACTTTTTGGTATCGAACAAATATTCCAGATTGTCATAGATGGGCTGCATCCATGGACGCAGCTTCTCTTCCTTCTCGCCAGGCAAATACCCGATATCCTTGCCCATCGGCACAACGGGTCTTGCGATAAGAAGCTTTTTATATTTATGTTCATCCTCCACCTTAAGCAGGCCCGCGGCGAGCGCCAGAAGCGTCTTGCCTGTCCCCGCCTTGCCGGATAAGGTGACAAGCGGAATATCGTCGTTCAGCAGCAGCTCCAGCGCCATTCGCTGCTGCGCGTTGCGCGCGGTAATGCCCCATACGGGATCATTGCTA
This genomic window contains:
- a CDS encoding extracellular solute-binding protein, giving the protein MFLRKYAPLLLSALLLTVLLLVFIAQTLNWNWNRTSLSAGAGPVVPADGELMEPEPSELYISVSLPPGEYEALMQRTNTFMLQYPHIQIALHNDYPSADRYDRAVQLGAQGSAPDVMLVNSSWVVPLAVQGYLKPVDSLMSGDVLSDQLPALIEPMKWNGYLWGAPESMDPYFLAWDELLLEQRGLSKPPGSWSEVLAAADSLLAEQRRAEDSGDNRVYLTWLEEGDLTGLLMLLSRFDEDDRAWLRLDSSSEALLGRLSELSSRSRVVASGEEGGTEALQELLENHRLLMAAMRWSDYVKLEPAIRERLMIERQSVQYPWLNSSSYVIAASTRYEEDAMLWIQEMTGTAVGLKEMASRHALPVRASLYGGQPNLLALADRQPPDWWFDALSVKPAPRTGMDNDPGWPITWRAWEAAWKRAGAEADSFSAFADAMPALGAAQAHSDGQL
- a CDS encoding SAM-dependent methyltransferase, with translation MSYDTDTPLAKKLKAIIGQSPSSGIVLDDDGKELAVPSIPFRKYMEACLYDSEFGYYRTGAARVGKGGDFYTSSAIGDIMGRLLAGCAHRYSQLHGQSISIVEWGAGTGVLSAQIAAFCRELDAKPWHRQLLIENHSGHAAAAKAAMMALELSEPPFVLNTDALSSFGIRQWLNERPALLIANELLDAFPVSRIQRKDGQLVELGVAILPDGSFVYSRMPLSDPRLAHWLKRDGVELREGQITEVCPGVNDWLAQLGNWCAGSTVRIAILDYGHAAPEYAGEHRMEGTLMTYARHQGGDQPFDRPGQRDITAHVAFDFVKACAEEAGFQAIYYDTQKRFLMDQGVLELLVEHDGRDPFSVGARRNRAVRQLLLSDGMSESFKVMILEMNKTG
- a CDS encoding DUF2626 domain-containing protein, whose product is MARMYRVLGFWCLVIGLMAFAGHMTEFALLFFAQAVAFVFLGYLNFSERTYIMMFWGYMAISFVGFTYWSVFKMDLPF